DNA from Microbacterium sp. BLY:
ACAAGCTCCCGAGCGAGGCGTCCAAGCGCTTCGAGCGGGGCGTCGACCCGCTGATCCCCTTCGTCGCGGCCCGGCGCGCAGCCGACCTCATGGTCGAGCTCGCCGGCGGCACGCTCACGGAGGAGGGCGGCGCGCTCTTCGCCGAGGTGTTCGTCGCCGAGATCGAGCTCCCGCGCGGCTTCGTCCAGGGGCTGATCGGCGTCGACTACACCGACGACGAGATCGTGGGCGCGTTGACGACGATCGGGGCGGAGGTCAGCCCTTCGACAAGCTCAGGGACCCAGGCCGAAGGCGAAGGGACCCAGGCCGAAGGCGAAGGGACCCAGGCAGAGGCCGGGTGGATCGTCATCCCGCCCACGTGGCGTCCCGACCTCACCGACAAGTGGACGCTCGCCGAGGAGGTCGCCCGCATCCATGGGCTCGACCGCATCCCCTCGGTGCTGCCGACGCCGCCGTCCGGTCGCGGCCTCACGGCCCACCAGCAGGGACGTCGCCGCGTGGCGAACGCCCTCGCGGCCGCCGGCTTCGTCGAGACCCCGGCATTCCCGTTCACGACCGAGGCGCAGAACGATCTGCACGGCTCCGCGTCCGGTGAGCACCTGCCCAGCATCCGCCTCGCGAACCCGCTCGACGGGCAGGTGCCGTTCCTGCGGCGCTCGCTCATCCCCGGTCTGCTGCAGACCGCGCATCGCAACATCTCGCGCGGGCTCACCGACTTGGCCCTGTTCGAGACCGGCGCCGTGTTCGTCCCGGGGCCGGGCGTGGAGTACGGCACCGCCGAGGTTCCGCCCCTCGGCGTCCGGCCGTCGGACGAGGTGCTCGCGGAGCTCGACGCGTCGATCCCGCCGCAGGAGCGCCATGTCGCGGTGCTGCTGACCGGGAACGTGTCCCCGCGTCAGCCGGGACGTGCTGCCGAGCCCGCCGGGCTTGTCGAGGCGCTCGATGCGGTGCGCGTGATCGGGGCCGCCGCGGGCATCGAGATCGATGTCGTGCAGACGCAGCGCGCCGCGTTGCACCCCGGACGCACCGGAGCGCTCGTCGTCGGCGGCGAGGAGGTCGGCTACGTCGGCGAGCTGCATCCCGCCGTCGCCGAGGAGGCCGATCTGCCGGCTCGTGCCACCGTGCTGGAGCTGGACCTCGACCGGCTGCTCACGCTCGCCGGGGGACGCATCGTGGCGGCATCGCTCTCCACGTTCCCGGCCGCGACGCAGGACGTCTCGCTCACCCTCCCGGCCGAGGTGCCGGCAGGCGACGTCCGCGCGGCTCTCGTCGAGGGCGCCGGCGCGCTGCTGGAGTCCGTCCGGCTCGTGGACGACTACCGCGGCGAGGGGGTGCCCGAGGGATCGAAGTCGCTGACGTTCGCCCTGCGCTTCCGCGCCGACGACCGCACGCTCACCGCCGCGGAGGCCTCCGAGGCGAAGATGGCGGGCGTCGCGGTGGCCGCCGAACGCTTCGGCGCCGCGCTCCGCGACTGATCCTGATGCCGCGCGGCATCATGCGTTCGCGCGGCATCAGGCGACAGCAGTGCCGGTGGCCTGTACTCGCGTGATGACCTGTGTTCGCGTGGGGGGCTTCGTTCGCGTGACGCCTGTACTCGCGTGACGGCCTGACCTGCCGCTCCGCTCTGAGCGGAGCCGCTTCCCTCGCGCCCGCGATCCTGCTGACATGGGCACATGACGGATGTGCTGATCCTCGGGGGAACCGGATGGCTGTCGGGGCGCATCGCCGCGCATGCGCTCAGGGCGGGGGCGACCGTGACCTGCCTGGCCCGCGGGGGACGCCCGGCGCCGCCGGGAGCGACCCTCGTGCTGGCGGACCGAGAGGAGGAGGCTGCCTACGACGTCGTGTCCCGGACGGACTGGGACCACGTGGTCGACGTCTCCTCCCGCGCCGATCACGTGTCCGCGGCCGTCCGTGCGCTCGGCGATCGCGCCGCCCGGTGGACGTACATCTCATCGATGTCGGTGTACCGCGACGACGAGACGGTCGGGACCGACGAGTCGGCCCCGCGGCATCCGGCGGCGCGGGCCGGTGAGGGCGACGACTACGCGCGTGAGAAGGTCGCGGCGGAGGACGCCGTGCAGGATGGTCTCGGCGACCGCGCGCTCATCGTCCGTCCCGGCCTCATCGTCGGCGACGGCGACCCCAGCGATCGCTTCGGATACTGGGCGGCGGCGTTCCTCCGGGCCCTGGACGAGCCGGTGCTGCTCCCGCCCCTGGACGGGCGCACGGCACAGGTCATCGACGTCGAGGACGTCGCCGCCTTCGTCGTGTCCGCCCGCGTCACCGGCGCCGTGAACGCGATCGGCGACGTGCACGCGCTGGAGGACGTGCTCCGGACCGTCCGCGCGGCAACGGGGCATACCGGCCCGGTGGTCGTGGGCACGGAGGAGCGTCTCGTCGCGGAGGGCGTCGCGTATTGGGCGGGACCGCGGTCGCTGCCGCTGTGGCTGCCGCCGGAGATGCGTGGATTCATGACGCGCTCCAATGTGCGGTACCGGAGCAGCGGCGGCACGCTCCGCCCTCTCGATGACACGGTGGAGCGCGTCGTGGCGGACGAGCGCGAGCGGGGCGTGGACCGGGAGCGCCGCGCCGGACTCACGCGGACGGAGGAGCGGGCGCTGCTCGACGCCCTCGCTCGCTAGACTGCGAGGCAGTGACACGGGGTGCCGCATCCGCGGCTGAGATCACACCCGTCGAACCTGATCTAGTTCGTACTAGCGAAGGGATGTCGCCGATGAGCGATCCTGTGCGTCCGCAATCCGTCCTCGACCTCGCCGCCACGGCGGGAAGGCTGCGGGAGGAGGTCCGGGCCTCT
Protein-coding regions in this window:
- a CDS encoding phenylalanine--tRNA ligase subunit beta, whose protein sequence is MRVPLSWLREYVDLAADAMPEDVLAALVTVGFEEEDVHRFDITGPVVVGQVVSLEPEPQSNGKTINWCQVDVGPEHGGVRGIVCGAHNFGVGDKVVVTLPGAVLPGPFPIAARKTYGHVSDGMIASARELGLGDEHNGIVVLSDLGIDAPVGTDAIALLGLDDVAVEINVTPDRGYAFSVRGVAREYSHATGAAFRDPAERDFAELQPGSGHTAVVDDQAPVRGQVGASEFVTRVVRDVDPSRPTPPWMIARLSLAGMRSLGVLIDITNYVMLELGQPLHGYDLDKLTGGITVRRATPGEKMTTLDGVERKLHVEDLLITDDSGPIGLAGVMGGGTTEMSDTTRNVLIEAATFDATTIARTARRHKLPSEASKRFERGVDPLIPFVAARRAADLMVELAGGTLTEEGGALFAEVFVAEIELPRGFVQGLIGVDYTDDEIVGALTTIGAEVSPSTSSGTQAEGEGTQAEGEGTQAEAGWIVIPPTWRPDLTDKWTLAEEVARIHGLDRIPSVLPTPPSGRGLTAHQQGRRRVANALAAAGFVETPAFPFTTEAQNDLHGSASGEHLPSIRLANPLDGQVPFLRRSLIPGLLQTAHRNISRGLTDLALFETGAVFVPGPGVEYGTAEVPPLGVRPSDEVLAELDASIPPQERHVAVLLTGNVSPRQPGRAAEPAGLVEALDAVRVIGAAAGIEIDVVQTQRAALHPGRTGALVVGGEEVGYVGELHPAVAEEADLPARATVLELDLDRLLTLAGGRIVAASLSTFPAATQDVSLTLPAEVPAGDVRAALVEGAGALLESVRLVDDYRGEGVPEGSKSLTFALRFRADDRTLTAAEASEAKMAGVAVAAERFGAALRD
- a CDS encoding NAD-dependent epimerase/dehydratase family protein — its product is MTDVLILGGTGWLSGRIAAHALRAGATVTCLARGGRPAPPGATLVLADREEEAAYDVVSRTDWDHVVDVSSRADHVSAAVRALGDRAARWTYISSMSVYRDDETVGTDESAPRHPAARAGEGDDYAREKVAAEDAVQDGLGDRALIVRPGLIVGDGDPSDRFGYWAAAFLRALDEPVLLPPLDGRTAQVIDVEDVAAFVVSARVTGAVNAIGDVHALEDVLRTVRAATGHTGPVVVGTEERLVAEGVAYWAGPRSLPLWLPPEMRGFMTRSNVRYRSSGGTLRPLDDTVERVVADERERGVDRERRAGLTRTEERALLDALAR